The following proteins come from a genomic window of Lolium rigidum isolate FL_2022 chromosome 5, APGP_CSIRO_Lrig_0.1, whole genome shotgun sequence:
- the LOC124655886 gene encoding wall-associated receptor kinase 2-like: MKEAPLLMILITFQVTALSATSSGLPISLPGCPDKCGDVSIPYPFGIGNGCAAASMNRYFIVNCNSTFQPPRPMVGDPPATAEIMDISLEHAEMRVYGPISYNCFTSNTTVMDNNTGGFDLVDTPFIPSTTRNRFTVIGCNTMGIIGGYTHSNPDLYVAGCYSYCQGINSTSNGAPCTGKGCCETTITPNLTDYAALLIINQSSVWTFNPCFYAMLAEVGWYSFRQQDLVGRLGFIKERAKRGVPLVADWAIRNGSCPKDGAKAPFGYACVSSNSYCVYAINGPGYMCNCSEGYEGNPYLPRGCQDIDECKLHKQNPNYEELYPCKNGVCRNIPGGYVCKCGIGKRSDGKNSGCRPVLTQAEQVVIGLSVSSAVVIALICMLAMRFQRRKYRKEKDAYFRKNGGLKLYDEMRSRQVDTIHILTEKEVKKATENYNNDRVIGCGGQGMVYRGTLDHDKEVAIKKSKVINDNCREEFVNEIIILSQINHRNIVRLLGCCLEVDVPMLVYEFISNGTLFEFLHSSDCKSVIPLDLRLKIATQSAEALAYIHSSTSRTILHGDVKSLNILLDDEYNAKVADFGASALKPINKDDFIMFIQGTLGYLDPESFVSHHLTDKSDVYSFGVVLLELLTRKKPIYIDNLDEQKALSHTFVLMFQQKKLRDILDADIIEDEVMLVLEKLAELAMHCLNPIGDERPTMKEVAERLQMLSRIQMQQVATPNPIRMHYSYGELSMSIPSGGMKYQSSDTAKLVLDVDRL, from the exons ATGAAAGAAGCACCACTTCTGATGATTCTCATCACCTTCCAAGTGACGGCACTATCTGCAACCTCTTCCGGGCTCCCCATATCGTTGCCAGGATGTCCTGACAAGTGTGGCGACGTGTCAATCCCCTACCCCTTTGGCATCGGCAATGGCTGCGCCGCAGCTAGCATGAACAGATACTTCATCGTCAACTGTAACAGCACCTTCCAACCCCCAAGACCAATGGTCGGTGACCCTCCAGCGACAGCAGAGATCATGGACATATCCCTGGAGCACGCTGAGATGCGCGTTTACGGACCCATCAGCTACAACTGCTTCACGTCGAACACCACAGTGATGGACAACAACACCGGTGGCTTTGACTTGGTAGATACGCCGTTCATCCCCTCAACCACCCGCAACCGCTTCACGGTCATCGGCTGCAACACCATGGGGATCATTGGTGGCTACACACACAGCAACCCCGACCTGTACGTGGCCGGCTGCTACTCCTACTGTCAGGGCATCAACAGCACATCAAATGGTGCCCCATGCACTGGGAAGGGCTGCTGCGAAACCACCATCACCCCAAACCTCACCGACTACGCAGCGCTCTTAATCATCAACCAGAGCAGTGTATGGACATTCAACCCATGCTTCTACGCTATGCTTGCAGAGGTTGGATGGTACAGCTTCAGGCAGCAGGACCTTGTCGGGCGTCTTGGGTTCATCAAGGAGAGAGCCAAGAGAGGTGTGCCACTTGTCGCTGACTGGGCCATCAGAAATGGCTCCTGCCCAAAGGATGGAGCGAAGGCACCATTTGGATATGCATGTGTCAGTTCAAATAGCTATTGTGTGTATGCAATCAATGGCCCAGGGTACATGTGCAACTGTTCTGAAGGATACGAGGGCAATCCTTATCTCCCCAGAGGCTGTCAAG ACATAGATGAGTGCAAGCTGCATAAGCAAAACCCCAATTATGAAGAATTATATCCATGCAAAAATGGGGTATGCCGCAACATACCAGGAGGCTATGTGTGCAAATGCGGGATAGGAAAAAGATCAGATGGCAAAAATTCTGGATGTCGACCTGTGCTGACCCAAGCTGAACAGGTGGTGATAG GTCTCAGTGTTTCTTCAGCTGTGGTGATAGCACTGATATGCATGTTGGCCATGAGATTTCAAAGAAGAAAGTACAGGAAGGAGAAGGATGCGTATTTTAGAAAAAATGGAGGTTTGAAATTATATGATGAAATGAGGTCAAGGCAAGTGGACACCATTCATATACTTACAGAGAAAGAGGTAAAGAAAGCCACAGAAAACTACAACAATGATCGAGTTATTGGCTGTGGTGGTCAAGGAATGGTTTATAGAGGAACTCTAGATCATGACAAAGAAGTTGCCATAAAGAAGTCCAAAGTAATCAACGACAACTGCAGAGAAGAATTTGTAAATGAGATAATAATACTGTCGCAGATCAACCATAGGAACATCGTGAGGTTACTCGGTTGCTGCTTGGAGGTAGATGTGCCTATGTTGGTATATGAGTTCATATCAAATGGCACCCTCTTTGAGTTCCTTCACAGCAGTGATTGCAAATCAGTAATCCCATTGGATCTTCGACTGAAGATTGCTACACAATCAGCAGAGGCCCTTGCTTACATTCATTCATCAACTTCTCGCACAATTCTGCATGGAGATGTCAAATCACTCAATATACTCTTGGATGATGAATACAATGCAAAAGTTGCAGATTTTGGAGCTTCTGCGCTGAAGCCTATAAATAAAGATGATTTCATCATGTTCATCCAAGGAACTCTTGGGTACCTTGACCCGGAGTCATTTGTCAGTCACCATCTTACTGACAAAAGTGATGTCTACAGTTTTGGGGTTGTTCTTCTAGAGCTACTAACAAGGAAGAAGCCTATATACATTGATAATCTTGATGAACAGAAAGCTCTATCTCATACCTTCGTATTGATGTTTCAGCAGAAGAAGCTCCGTGATATATTGGACGCTGATATAATAGAAGATGAGGTTATGTTGGTGCTCGAGAAACTAGCTGAACTTGCCATGCATTGTTTGAACCCAATAGGAGATGAGAGACCAACAATGAAAGAAGTAGCAGAGCGCTTACAGATGTTGAGCAGAATCCAGATGCAGCAAGTTGCCACACCAAATCCTATCAGGATGCATTACAGTTATGGAGAATTGTCAATGTCTATACCGTCTGGCGGGATGAAATACCAGAGCAGCGACACAGCCAAATTGGTCTTAGATGTAGATCGCCTATGA
- the LOC124653641 gene encoding putative hydrolase C777.06c gives MAAAIPNGHPATACDGTPPSPPPSSSSSSLVFLGTGCSSAVPNARCLIQPPDPPCAVCSQSLSVPPELNPNYRCCTSLLIDYCQDEGAHKYMIIDVGKTFREQVLRWFVRHKIPCVDSIILTHEHADAILGLDDVRVVQPFSPTNDIDPTPIYLSQYAMDSISQKFPYLVKKKLKEGEEVRRVAQLDWRIIESDLQKPFTASGLEFVPLPVIHGEDYICLGFLFGRKSRVAYISDVSRFPPSTEDAISKSGGGQLDLLILDCLYRTGSHNVHLCWDQTLDALKRICPKKALLIGLTHEMDHYKDNQTLEEWSRREGIDVQLAHDGLRVYMDL, from the exons ATGGCCGCCGCCATCCCCAACGGCCACCCCGCCACCGCCTGCGACGGCACgcccccatccccaccgccgtcctcgtcctcgtcctcgctggTGTTCCTGGGCACGGGCTGCTCAAGCGCCGTCCCCAACGCGAGGTGTCTGATCCAGCCCCCCGACCCGCCCTGCGCCGTCTGCTCCCAGTCCCTCTCCGTGCCCCCGGAGCTAAACCCCAACTACAG ATGTTGTACTTCTCTCCTGATTGATTATTGCCAAGATGAAGGTGCacacaagtatatgataattGATGTTGGGAAAACATTCCGAGAACAAGTTCTGCGGTGGTTCGTTCGCCACAAAATCCCTTGCGTTGATTCT ATTATTCTGACTCATGAGCACGCAGATGCAATCTTGGGTCTTGATGATGTTCGGGTAGTACAGCCATTTAGTCCTACAAATGATATTGATCCCACTCCTATTTATCTCTCCCAATATGCCATGGACAG CATTTCCCAAAAGTTTCCGTACTTGGTCAAAAAGAAACTGAAGGAAGGGGAGGAGGTCAGGCGAGTTGCTCAACTTGACTGGAGAATAATTGAGAGTGATCTTCAGAAACCATTTACTGCCTCAGGACTAGAGTTTGTTCCCTTGCCG GTGATCCATGGAGAGGACTACATTTGTCTGGGTTTCCTTTTTGGAAGAAAATCTAGAGTTGCTTATATATCTGATGTTTCACGGTTTCCTCCTAGCACGGAAGATG CAATTTCGAAGTCTGGCGGGGGGCAGCTTGATTTGCTCATCTTGGACTGCCTATACAGG ACTGGTTCTCATAATGTGCATCTTTGTTGGGATCAG ACACTAGATGCTCTTAAGAGGATATGCCCGAAGAAGGCATTGCTCATTGGGTTGACTCATGAGATGGACCATTACAAGGACAACCAGACATTGGAAGAATGGTCCAGAAG AGAGGGGATCGATGTGCAGTTAGCTCACGATGGCTTGCGTGTCTACATGGATCTGTAA